The DNA window CCACTGGGAGACAATCCCGGCCGACAAATCCACGTGCACTTCCTTTGGATTGCGAGGAGCACCCGTCCCCAGTTTGCCGACGCCGGTTTTGCCTTCCGTCATCAGCTGCGCCACGGGGTAGCCGCGAAAGCCGCTCTCGCTCTGGAACCAGTCGCCACCAATCAGCGCAATCACGTCGGCGACTTCCGCCTTGGGCAGCGTGAAGGCGAGCCAATCGATGGTTTGGGTGAATCCTCCAACACCGGTCATTTCTTCCTCCTTGGCGTCTGAGCGATAGACGCCCCCGTCTTACCAAGTCGGGGGCGGGTCCGCTGCGCGCGCCGCCGGCTGGCGCCGCCGGTCGCGCTGCGCTGCCCCTCATTCTTCTGAGGCAGAACCAAGGACGAACTATGCCCCTTGGCCTGGAGGGCTTCTTTGACTCGCTCCAGGTCAAACCGCACAAACCGGCAGAATCGATCGACAGGAATCTCACCCTTACGGTAGGCCCTGCGGATCGACTTAGGACTCACTTTAAGCACGGCGGCCAACTCATCGACGGTCAACCAAGTTTGTTCCATCACGTCTCCTTTTCGTTACGACGCACGATGTATGGCCGAACCATACGCACCGGCGTGCGTTGGTGAAAGAGGCCCGCTCGTGGACACTGGGGGACAGGAGGGGACACTAAGGGACACTACGTCAGCACACTTAGCGTGATCTCCAATGCACGACTAGAGACAAACGACTGCTATGCAAAAATGCTGTTAGAGGGGTCAGCTGGAAATAAGGAAGGACGGAACACCGCTCTGGTAGCGGTGATTCAGATATTTGCCTTCAAGTAAACGTGAGGGCGTAGTAGGGCGAATGGAACCCTTGGTGAGGCGAATGGTCGTTAGGGGGTGGGCAAAATTACGGCACGATACTGCAAAAAGTGGCTCTAGGGCCAAAATTCTCCGCATAGGGCCAAATGGCCCCATCCCTGTATGCACGCCCTCCGGAGCAATATATCGGTCTAATCCCTTTGCAAGGAAGCAATGTAAGTCGATCCCTAATTAACTTAGAAATCAGCGCTGTCAATCACATCAAACTCTTTAAGCTGAGCCTTGGTTGTCGCTGGAAGACACGCTCACGAGCACCCCTTCAATATTTCTGGAAGACGGAATGAGAAAATTCCGCATAGTCGGCTTACATAGCATGCAGACAGAATTCGAAAGAGAACCAGTTCAACCCGACAGCGTGATCATTAATATCTCTACAGGTGGGACGATGCTTTCAACTTGGTTTTAGACATGACAGATCCTGAATCCACACAATTTATTGACCATTTTATTTAGTTACGATATCAAGATTAAGGGTACTCACTAAAGGACGTATGGGATCAATGATCCGTGTGAAAGAAG is part of the Nitrospira sp. genome and encodes:
- a CDS encoding helix-turn-helix domain-containing protein, producing MEQTWLTVDELAAVLKVSPKSIRRAYRKGEIPVDRFCRFVRFDLERVKEALQAKGHSSSLVLPQKNEGQRSATGGASRRRAQRTRPRLGKTGASIAQTPRRKK